In Bifidobacterium sp. ESL0745, one DNA window encodes the following:
- a CDS encoding amino acid ABC transporter permease, translated as MSKNNNESAVLFDEPGPKGKRNIRIANWIGGIIVAILVVLILMRLHNPPDGENQLDWALWKPALDGEAWTDFYLPGLWMTIKAAVLAVIGSVVFGLIFGVGRLLPSRIVRGVSGVIVEFCRAVPVLMFMIFFWRLFSFIGIQSASYWAVVLGLILYNGSVVAELVRSGVGNLPGGQREASLALGLTTTQSLMQIEVPQAIYAMLPAAVTQLVVVLKDTALGSIIMYTDLLQESRRLGSMYFNILQTLVVAGVVYFIVCALLSKLAEWLPSRMQERTAAPAEPEPVAPIAIMDASNVNQIAVAKEVDEDHYGGVPRQYHVHHRGTNASVHHWRRTRYEQGYDATHPESEKEPDHLELPDIPLPGHKPHPHGDKPKKPKDE; from the coding sequence ATGAGCAAGAACAACAACGAATCGGCCGTGCTTTTCGATGAGCCGGGGCCGAAAGGCAAACGCAACATCCGCATCGCCAACTGGATTGGCGGCATCATCGTCGCCATCCTCGTGGTCCTCATCCTCATGCGCCTGCACAACCCGCCGGACGGCGAAAATCAGCTCGACTGGGCGCTGTGGAAACCGGCGCTCGACGGCGAGGCCTGGACGGACTTCTACCTGCCGGGTCTGTGGATGACCATCAAGGCAGCCGTGCTCGCCGTCATCGGCTCGGTGGTTTTCGGCCTGATCTTCGGCGTCGGCAGACTATTGCCGAGCAGGATCGTACGCGGGGTGTCCGGCGTCATTGTCGAATTCTGCCGCGCGGTGCCGGTGCTGATGTTCATGATCTTCTTCTGGCGCCTGTTCTCCTTCATAGGTATTCAGAGCGCCTCCTACTGGGCCGTCGTGCTGGGGCTTATCCTCTACAACGGCTCCGTGGTCGCGGAACTGGTGCGAAGCGGCGTCGGCAACCTGCCTGGCGGCCAGCGCGAGGCTTCATTGGCCTTGGGCCTGACAACCACGCAGTCGCTGATGCAGATCGAAGTGCCGCAGGCGATCTACGCCATGCTGCCCGCCGCCGTGACCCAGCTGGTCGTGGTGCTGAAGGACACCGCGCTCGGCTCGATCATCATGTATACGGATCTTTTGCAGGAATCCCGCCGTTTGGGCTCGATGTACTTCAACATCCTGCAGACGTTGGTGGTCGCCGGCGTGGTCTACTTCATCGTCTGCGCACTGCTTTCCAAGCTTGCGGAATGGCTCCCCAGCCGCATGCAGGAACGCACCGCCGCCCCGGCCGAACCCGAGCCGGTCGCGCCGATCGCCATCATGGATGCCTCGAACGTCAACCAGATCGCGGTGGCCAAGGAAGTGGACGAGGACCATTACGGTGGCGTTCCTCGCCAGTATCATGTCCATCACCGTGGCACCAACGCCTCGGTGCATCACTGGAGGCGCACCCGCTACGAACAGGGATACGACGCCACGCACCCCGAAAGTGAAAAGGAGCCGGATCATCTCGAGCTTCCCGACATCCCGCTTCCAGGTCATAAGCCTCATCCGCATGGAGACAAGCCCAAGAAACCAAAAGATGAGTAG
- a CDS encoding ABC transporter permease subunit (The N-terminal region of this protein, as described by TIGR01726, is a three transmembrane segment that identifies a subfamily of ABC transporter permease subunits, which specificities that include histidine, arginine, glutamine, glutamate, L-cystine (sic), the opines (in Agrobacterium) octopine and nopaline, etc.), producing the protein MSEFLQLFSQYNVPGAFLVNIELTLWSALFSLLLGVVLLMMRISPISSLRTVAGAYVEFFKNMPLTIIMVFMVLGAFAQLKLTFSSTFATNFFWLAVTGLSLYTAAFVCESLRSGINTVPLGQAEAARALGLSFMQSATQIILPQAFRGSVAPLGNTLIALLKNSTVAAAASVATETSSLMSEMIEFHANSIVAIFLIFAFGYVILIIPIGALTTFLSNKLAVRR; encoded by the coding sequence ATGAGTGAATTCCTGCAACTGTTCAGCCAATACAACGTTCCTGGAGCGTTTCTTGTCAATATCGAACTGACGCTTTGGTCGGCTCTGTTCTCGCTGTTACTCGGTGTCGTTCTGTTGATGATGCGCATCTCGCCGATTTCCTCGCTGCGCACGGTGGCGGGCGCCTATGTCGAATTCTTCAAGAACATGCCGTTGACCATCATCATGGTCTTCATGGTGCTCGGTGCCTTCGCCCAGCTCAAACTCACGTTCTCCAGCACCTTCGCCACGAACTTCTTCTGGCTGGCGGTCACTGGCCTTTCGCTGTACACAGCGGCCTTTGTCTGCGAATCCCTGCGTTCCGGCATCAACACCGTTCCGCTGGGGCAGGCCGAAGCGGCGCGCGCGTTGGGTTTGAGCTTCATGCAGTCGGCCACGCAGATCATCCTGCCGCAGGCCTTCCGAGGATCCGTCGCGCCCCTTGGCAACACGCTGATCGCGCTCTTGAAGAACTCGACGGTCGCCGCGGCCGCATCGGTGGCCACCGAAACGTCGAGCCTGATGAGCGAGATGATCGAGTTCCACGCGAACTCCATCGTCGCCATCTTCCTGATCTTTGCGTTCGGTTACGTGATCCTGATCATCCCCATCGGGGCGCTGACCACATTCCTTTCCAACAAACTCGCGGTACGGAGGTGA
- a CDS encoding DEAD/DEAH box helicase, whose amino-acid sequence MTQSLGELAPSWDGDGDEQRNIDADEIYDRFFEWVRESKGIDPWPHQEEAVMDLLAGDHVILSTPTGSGKSLVALGMHFAALCTGRRSYYTAPIKALVSEKFFDLVEAFGRDNVGMITGDTSINSDAPIICCTAEILANQALREGDHADIGCVAMDEFHYYGDADRGWAWQVPLLTLPKTQFLLMSATLGNVTAIAGKLEDMTRRDVDVIDDAPRPVPLSYEYTDKQLASTVELLFNRSDTPIYVVHFSQDAALETAQALASTGVSSKEQRKAITEAIKGTRFTTAFGKILQRLLRTGVGIHHAGMLPRYRRLVEQLAQQGLLPVICGTDTLGVGINVPIHSVVLTQLTKFDGFKMRKLRAREFHQIAGRAGRMGFDTEGLVVAEAPEFEIENARAIAKANGDPKKLKKIKRKKPQEGFVTWNEGTFDKLIEAAPETLVPHMKISHSMVLNEVAQGGDARARIDKLIDDSSQTPEQKEHLHERADEIFQTMFDSSFIEAEDNGRGGKDYFLAVDVPDNFALDQPLSPFLLAALELLDPQSDTYALDVISMVEATLEDPKQVLKAQQRQARDKAMAEMKADGIDYDERIDKLQEVTWPKPLEEMLDAAFDEYRHDVPWANDYELSPKSVVRDMVETASDFTGYIARYNIARSEGTLLRYLSDAYRSLARTVPVEKRNDELEDIISWLRVVVRSVDSSLVDEWENAGSDSAADAEGAALTAAAPSGKPAVVEDRRGLIVLIRNAMFRRIQLMDQDRPEELGALDKDWSYGVHEWEDALDDYYDEHEYVGIDQKARSGDLFILDDRNEAKEHTWKVRQIIDDSDGDHDWAITGTVDLDATQESGEVVFVDYRVGNELVM is encoded by the coding sequence ATGACACAGAGTTTAGGGGAATTGGCGCCGAGTTGGGACGGCGACGGGGACGAGCAGCGCAATATCGACGCCGACGAGATTTATGACAGGTTTTTCGAATGGGTTCGTGAGAGTAAAGGCATCGACCCATGGCCGCATCAGGAAGAGGCCGTCATGGATCTCTTGGCCGGCGACCATGTCATATTGAGCACGCCGACCGGTTCCGGCAAATCGCTGGTGGCGTTGGGCATGCATTTCGCGGCGTTGTGCACCGGACGCCGTTCGTATTACACGGCGCCGATCAAGGCGTTGGTGTCAGAAAAGTTCTTCGATCTGGTTGAGGCGTTCGGGCGCGACAATGTCGGCATGATCACGGGGGACACCAGCATCAATTCCGATGCGCCGATCATCTGTTGTACCGCGGAAATCCTTGCTAATCAGGCTTTGCGTGAAGGCGACCATGCTGATATCGGCTGCGTGGCGATGGACGAGTTCCATTATTACGGCGATGCCGATCGCGGCTGGGCCTGGCAGGTGCCGCTGCTGACGTTGCCCAAGACCCAATTCCTTCTGATGAGCGCGACGCTCGGCAATGTCACCGCCATCGCCGGCAAACTCGAGGACATGACCCGCCGTGATGTGGACGTCATCGATGACGCGCCGAGGCCGGTGCCACTGAGCTACGAATACACCGACAAACAGCTTGCCAGCACCGTTGAACTGCTCTTCAACCGCAGCGACACCCCAATTTATGTCGTCCATTTCTCGCAGGACGCGGCGCTGGAAACCGCACAGGCGCTTGCCAGCACCGGCGTTTCCAGCAAGGAACAACGCAAGGCCATCACCGAAGCCATCAAGGGTACGCGCTTCACCACGGCGTTCGGCAAGATTCTGCAACGGCTGCTGCGTACAGGCGTCGGCATCCATCACGCGGGGATGCTGCCGCGTTACCGTCGTTTGGTCGAACAACTCGCGCAGCAGGGCCTGCTACCGGTCATCTGCGGTACCGATACGCTCGGCGTCGGCATCAATGTGCCGATTCATTCCGTGGTGCTTACCCAGCTTACCAAATTCGACGGGTTCAAGATGCGCAAGCTGCGCGCCCGCGAATTCCACCAGATCGCCGGACGCGCCGGACGCATGGGCTTCGACACCGAAGGATTGGTGGTGGCGGAAGCCCCCGAATTCGAGATCGAGAACGCGCGGGCCATCGCCAAAGCCAACGGAGACCCGAAGAAGCTCAAGAAAATCAAGCGCAAGAAGCCGCAGGAGGGCTTCGTCACCTGGAACGAAGGTACGTTCGATAAACTTATCGAAGCCGCACCCGAAACGCTGGTGCCCCACATGAAGATCAGCCATTCCATGGTCTTGAACGAGGTAGCGCAAGGCGGCGACGCACGAGCCCGTATCGACAAGCTCATCGACGATTCTTCACAGACCCCCGAGCAGAAAGAGCATCTGCACGAGCGGGCCGACGAGATCTTCCAGACCATGTTCGACTCGTCCTTCATCGAGGCCGAAGACAACGGCCGAGGTGGCAAGGATTACTTCCTGGCCGTCGATGTTCCAGACAATTTCGCGCTCGACCAGCCGCTTTCGCCGTTCCTTTTGGCCGCGCTGGAACTGCTCGACCCGCAATCCGACACCTACGCGCTCGACGTCATCTCGATGGTCGAGGCGACGCTGGAAGACCCCAAGCAGGTCCTGAAAGCGCAACAACGGCAGGCACGCGACAAGGCGATGGCCGAGATGAAGGCCGACGGGATCGATTACGATGAGCGCATCGACAAGCTGCAGGAGGTCACCTGGCCCAAGCCGCTCGAGGAAATGCTCGATGCCGCCTTCGACGAATACCGCCACGACGTGCCGTGGGCCAACGACTACGAGTTGAGCCCCAAATCCGTGGTGCGCGACATGGTGGAGACGGCCAGCGATTTCACCGGCTATATCGCCCGATACAACATCGCACGAAGCGAAGGCACGCTGTTGCGCTATCTTTCCGACGCTTATCGATCGCTCGCTCGTACCGTCCCCGTCGAGAAACGCAACGACGAGTTGGAAGACATCATTTCGTGGCTGCGCGTGGTCGTGCGTTCCGTCGATTCCAGTCTGGTCGACGAATGGGAGAACGCCGGCAGTGATTCGGCAGCCGACGCCGAAGGCGCCGCTCTTACCGCGGCCGCACCCAGCGGCAAACCTGCCGTGGTGGAGGACAGGCGCGGGCTCATCGTCCTCATTCGCAACGCCATGTTCCGCCGCATCCAGCTGATGGATCAGGATAGGCCGGAGGAGCTCGGCGCGCTCGACAAGGACTGGAGCTACGGCGTGCACGAGTGGGAGGATGCGCTGGACGATTATTACGACGAGCACGAATACGTCGGCATCGACCAGAAGGCCCGCAGCGGCGATTTGTTCATCTTGGATGATCGCAACGAGGCCAAGGAACACACCTGGAAGGTGCGGCAGATCATCGACGATTCCGACGGCGACCATGACTGGGCCATCACCGGCACCGTCGATCTCGACGCCACGCAGGAAAGCGGCGAGGTGGTCTTCGTGGATTATCGAGTCGGCAATGAACTTGTGATGTGA